A section of the Armigeres subalbatus isolate Guangzhou_Male unplaced genomic scaffold, GZ_Asu_2 Contig1451, whole genome shotgun sequence genome encodes:
- the LOC134202829 gene encoding uncharacterized protein LOC134202829, which yields MCLMAMTGAFSSTPTAALEVLLDVVPLHIHLKQEALSCTYRLWVLGFMEENPINRSSTHTSLLQLMVDWDRTVLAPSDLTLASSFPYRTFSTQFPSRDEWTSGYLERSMSDSIVCYTDGSLFEGRAGAGVYSRELRLEQSHSLGRHCTVFQAEIFAIMCGVQSALQKHIMGKVIYFCSDSQAAIKALASANSRSKLVIACRTQIEELNSVNTLHLIWVPGHSSIAGNELADELARTGASQDFFGPEPAIPISKCWVKRLISSWASTQHKQYWSSLDSCRQTKLYIREPSPVVANYLANLSKQNCSVLVKALTGHCRLNYHMANIQRVESFVCDGCESDYGTSYHLICNCPVYAQLRFQIFGKHLLSEIDYRNLNLQSILLFITRCGKEL from the coding sequence atgtgcctaatggcaatgactggtgcgttctcttcgactcccacggctgctctcgaggttcttctcgacgttgtcccactacacatacatctcaaacaagaagcactttcttgtacttaccgattatgggttctcggtttcatggaagagaatcctataaaccgcagttctacacacacttcgttgttacaactcatggttgattgggacagaacagtccttgctccaagtgatctcacactcgctagtagttttccttataggacattttcaacacaattcccctcgcgggatgagtggacatctggctatttggagagaagtatgtcggacagcattgtttgttatactgacggctccctcttcgaaggtagagcgggtgcaggtgtctactcgcgtgagctaagattggaacagtcacactcactgggcagacactgcactgtctttcaagcggaaatatttgccattatgtgtggagtgcaatctgcacttcagaaacacataatgggcaaagtaatatacttctgttcagatagtcaagcagctatcaaagccctcgcttcggccaactcaaggtcgaagttagtaatcgcatgtcgaactcaaatagaggaactgaattcagttaatacattgcaccttatatgggtacctggccattcgtccatagctggaaacgaattggctgatgagttagctcgcactggagcatcacaagacttttttggtcctgagccagctattccaatatctaagtgttgggtgaagcgtttgattagctcttgggcttccactcagcacaaacagtattggagtagtttggattcatgtcgacaaacaaaattgtatatccgagagccatctccggtagtagctaactatttagctaatctgtctaaacagaattgcagtgtcttagtcaaggccttgacaggtcactgccgactcaactatcacatggcaaatattcaacgtgttgaatcctttgtctgtgatggttgtgaatccgattatggaacttcttatcatctgatatgtaactgcccagtttatgcgcaactgcgtttccaaatatttggtaaacacttactaagtgaaattgactacagaaacctgaaccttcaaagcattctgttgttcataacccgttgtggtaaggagctatga